GACGGCTCCAAGCTGCTGATCGAGCAGCGCCACCTGCCCCCGAGTCTCACCCCGGGCCTCAAGGAATGGCGAGCCGCGCTCGCGACCCCGCAGGGGTACCTGGTCAAGTTTTACGAATCGAATTCCCCGTTCGGGCTGTACCCGGGGAATTCCCCGTCCGCGGGTGCCACGGCGATCACCCGGACCGACCCGCCGCTGTCCCCCGCCCGGTTGAAGGCCCTGGTCACTTCCGACAAGTGGCACCCGGCACTGAACGACCTGCCCGCGGCCAATGCGGGACCGCGGGGATAGTCGCCCGCGTCTCCGAATGCGCTTTGGGATCTGAAGGCCGTGGAGCGGCTGGAGCGGCTGGTGACCGCGTCGAAGGTCCCGGTCATCTCCAAGGGCGGGGAGGGAGGGTCCGGCTACCTCGTGGTCGACGACGGCAAGGGCAAGTCCCTGGTCAGGCTCGACGTCATCAAGGGAGACCGGCGCTCCGGACTTCGAGGGCAACGTCCCTTCGCTGAACGACGGAATCCGCACCAAGGTCACACAGGGTCCTGCGGAGAGCGCAAGGGGGTGGTCCGGTGGACCGTCGACAGCCTGCGCAAGAACGGGCTGAGGGTGACGGTCACCGCCTACAACACCGCCGACCCGAGCGGTGCGGCCACCCGTGAGACGCCCGCGCTGACGCTGGAGCAGCTGCAGTCGATCGCCCTCCACCCCAAGTGGCATGAGCTGGACTACTTCGCGTCGGCGTAGCACTCCACGACCGCCGTCGTGAAGGGGAACCGGACCGGGGTGTCGCCGAAGGTGATCCGCCCGGCCCGGTCCCCGGCGGCCCGGATGGCCTCGGCGACGGCCTCGGCCTCCTCGGCCGGGCAGTGCACGATCACCTCGTCGTGCTGGAAGAACACCAGCTCGGCCCGCATGCCGGAGAGTGCCTGCCGGAGGGCCGCGAGGAGCAGCAGCGCCCAGTCCGCGGCGCTGCCCTGCACGACGAAGTTACGGGTGAAACGGCCGCGGGCCCGGGTGTTGGTCGAGGCGTAGCTCGGGGTCCAGCCGCCGTCGTCCTGCTCCTGTGGGATTCCGGCCTCCCCCTCCTCGGGGACGCCGGCCGGCGGCGGGCAGGTGCGGCCCAGCCAGGTCCGTACGAGCCGGCCCTCCTCCCCGGCCCGCGCCGCGTCGTCCACGTACGCCACGGCCCGGGGGAAGCGGCGGCGCAGGGCGGCCAGGTTCTTGAGGCCGTCCCCGGAGGTCTGCCCGTAGACCGCGCCGAGGACGGCGATCTTGGCCTTGTCCCGGTCGCCGGAGAAACCCTGGCGGGAGACGGCGGTGTAGAGGTCTGCGGAGTCCCCGGCCACCGCCATGAAGGCGGGGTCGCGGGAGATCGCGGCGAGTACGCGCGGCTCCATCTGGTCGGCGTCGGCGACGACGAGCCGCCAGCCGGGGTCGGCGACGACGGCCCGGCGGATCACCTTGGGGATCTGCAAGGCCCCGCCGCCGTTGGTGACCCAGCGGCCGGTGAGGGTGCCGCCGGGGATGAACTCCGGGCGGAAACGGCCGTCGTGCACCCAGTCCGCGAGCCAGCTCCAGCCGTGGGCGGTGTAGATCCGGTACAGCTTCTTGTACGCGAGGAGGGGCTCGACGGCGGGGTGGTCGAGCTCCTGGATCTCCCAGCGACGGGTGGACTTCAGCTTGATGCCGGCTTCGGCGAAGGCCTTGATGACGTCCGCCGGCAGCTCGGGGCGCACCCGGCGGCCGAAGGCGGCGGAGATCCGGTCGGCCAGCTCGGCGAGGCGGCGGGGCTCGCCGCCGCCGGCGTAGCGCTCGCCGAGCAGCTCGGTCAGCAGGGCGCGGTGCACGTCGGCCCGCCAGGGCAGGCCCGCGCGGTGCATCTCGGCGGCCACGAGGAAGGCCGCCGACTCGGCGGCGGTCAGCAGCCGCATCCGGTCGGGGTGGGCGGTGGCGCCGATCCGCGCCGTCTGGTCGGCGTGGACGGCGAGCAGGGCGTCCAGGGGGACCGGGGCGGGGCGCGCGTCGAAGAGGGAGTCCTGGGTGCCGGGCTCGGCGGCGCGCTGCGGGGGGTCCGGCGGCACGGGGGAGTTGGTGAGCCGGGCCCAGGCGGCGGCGGCCGAGCGGGGCTCGCCGAAGCGGCCCTCGTGGCCGAGGAGGAGCAGCTCGGCGTCCTCGACGTCGTAGCAGCGGTCCACGCGGGCGCCGGCGGCGAGGAGGCGGGGGTAGACGGCGGCGGTGGACTGCCAGATCCAGCGGGTGCCGGGGGGTGCGGCGCGGATCGCTTCCGCGGGGTCCCGCACGCTGATCCGGCGCCCGCCGCCGGGGGCCGCGGGCGCGGCGTGCCATGACCCGTCACCGTCTTCGGCGAGGGCCCATCTGCCCGCGTTCTCGCTCACGGGTGCGAGTGTCCCACCGGGGTCTGACAATTCCGGCGGCGCCGGGCCCTGCGGGGTGCGGTGGCATGCCGCTACGCGGCCGGGGCTCCGCCCCGCACCCCGCTCCTCAAACGCCGGAGGGGCTGGATTTTGGCTGATGCGGTCCGCGAGTGCGCGCGCAATCGTGCGCCGCACGATCCGGCCCCGGCCGGGCAGAATCCAGCCCCTCCGGCGTTTGAGGCGCGGGTCTGGGCGGAGCCCAGGGTGCCGCG
This genomic window from Streptomyces sp. NBC_01351 contains:
- a CDS encoding bifunctional 3'-5' exonuclease/DNA polymerase; this encodes MSENAGRWALAEDGDGSWHAAPAAPGGGRRISVRDPAEAIRAAPPGTRWIWQSTAAVYPRLLAAGARVDRCYDVEDAELLLLGHEGRFGEPRSAAAAWARLTNSPVPPDPPQRAAEPGTQDSLFDARPAPVPLDALLAVHADQTARIGATAHPDRMRLLTAAESAAFLVAAEMHRAGLPWRADVHRALLTELLGERYAGGGEPRRLAELADRISAAFGRRVRPELPADVIKAFAEAGIKLKSTRRWEIQELDHPAVEPLLAYKKLYRIYTAHGWSWLADWVHDGRFRPEFIPGGTLTGRWVTNGGGALQIPKVIRRAVVADPGWRLVVADADQMEPRVLAAISRDPAFMAVAGDSADLYTAVSRQGFSGDRDKAKIAVLGAVYGQTSGDGLKNLAALRRRFPRAVAYVDDAARAGEEGRLVRTWLGRTCPPPAGVPEEGEAGIPQEQDDGGWTPSYASTNTRARGRFTRNFVVQGSAADWALLLLAALRQALSGMRAELVFFQHDEVIVHCPAEEAEAVAEAIRAAGDRAGRITFGDTPVRFPFTTAVVECYADAK